Proteins from a genomic interval of Verrucomicrobium sp.:
- a CDS encoding glycosyltransferase produces the protein MNLLFLHKAGGRGGAENALVHTAAALARHASCRMAAAAATPGEMVDKLRALGLPVSLFPMPEWRRWLERPRFAWSVRRIARAYAGERIDVVVSNEFWRAPHAVALARRLGCRSAVILRDGNSTPEKARRYRLHEADRLIPISFRLQEELAADAVLAAKMRVVHDAVSPPPPPGARREQIAALLAERPARRWLLCLGAVGFRKDQISCVRVLKELHRRGLGDCGLLLAGALEPAYEKPLRQAIREAGLEEYVVLAGHVPDIGSLFEACTLSLLTSTQEGCPLSITETLLAGRPAFAYEMAGSLDTLGPVGPFVSERAPAALADRIAAYLNDPAALAPQVEALREQARTRFAEAPHARAFLEALA, from the coding sequence TTGAACCTCCTCTTCCTCCACAAGGCGGGGGGCCGCGGCGGAGCGGAAAATGCCCTGGTCCACACCGCCGCCGCGCTGGCGCGGCATGCCTCCTGCCGGATGGCGGCCGCCGCCGCCACGCCCGGGGAGATGGTGGACAAGCTCCGCGCCCTGGGATTGCCCGTCTCCCTCTTCCCCATGCCGGAATGGCGGCGCTGGCTGGAGCGGCCCCGCTTCGCCTGGTCCGTCCGCCGCATCGCCCGCGCCTACGCGGGGGAGCGGATCGACGTGGTGGTGAGCAACGAGTTCTGGCGCGCCCCCCACGCCGTCGCCCTGGCGCGGCGGCTCGGCTGCCGGTCCGCCGTCATCCTGCGGGACGGCAACAGCACCCCGGAAAAGGCCCGCCGCTACCGCCTGCACGAGGCGGACCGCCTTATCCCCATTTCCTTCCGCCTCCAGGAGGAGCTGGCCGCCGATGCCGTACTGGCCGCCAAGATGCGCGTCGTCCACGACGCCGTCTCCCCTCCCCCGCCGCCGGGAGCCAGGCGGGAACAGATCGCCGCCCTGCTGGCGGAGCGCCCCGCGCGCCGCTGGCTGCTCTGCCTGGGCGCCGTGGGCTTCCGCAAGGACCAAATCTCCTGCGTCCGCGTGTTGAAGGAACTCCACCGGCGCGGCCTGGGCGATTGCGGCCTGCTCCTGGCCGGCGCACTGGAGCCCGCCTATGAAAAGCCGCTGCGCCAGGCCATACGGGAAGCGGGCTTGGAGGAATACGTCGTCCTGGCCGGGCACGTGCCGGACATCGGCAGCCTCTTCGAGGCCTGCACCCTCTCCCTCCTCACCAGCACGCAGGAAGGGTGCCCCCTCTCCATCACGGAAACCCTTTTGGCCGGGCGTCCCGCCTTCGCCTACGAGATGGCGGGCTCCCTCGACACCCTCGGCCCCGTCGGCCCCTTCGTCTCGGAACGCGCCCCCGCCGCCCTGGCCGACCGGATCGCCGCCTACCTCAACGATCCCGCCGCCCTGGCTCCGCAGGTCGAAGCGCTGCGCGAGCAAGCCCGGACCCGCTTTGCCGAGGCGCCCCACGCCCGCGCTTTCCTGGAAGCGCTGGCTTAA